In a genomic window of Penaeus monodon isolate SGIC_2016 chromosome 27, NSTDA_Pmon_1, whole genome shotgun sequence:
- the LOC119590767 gene encoding hemocyanin C chain-like: MRDYKDHRLLEQKHWFSLFNPRQRHEALLLFDVFIHCKDWDTFVSNAAFFRQRMNEGEFVYALYVAVIHSPLAEHVVLPPLYEVTPHLFTNSEVIEAAYRAKQTQTPGKFQSSFTGTKKNPEQRVAYFGEDIGMNTHHVTWHMEFPFWWQDKYSHHLDRKGENFFWVHHQLTVRFDAERLSNYLDPVGELHWGKPIVQGFAPHTTYKYGGQFPSRPDNVEFEDVDGVARIRDLLIVESRIRDAIAHGYIVDRQGNHIDIMNERGIDVLGDVIESSMYSPNVQYYGALHNTAHIVLGRQADPHGKYALPPGVLEHFETATRDPSFFRLHKYMDNIFKEHKDSLPPYTVEDLKFNEVTVDKVSIDGQLETFFEDFEYSLINAVDDTEEIPDVAISTYVPRLNHKDFSFNIDISNNNGGEALAAVRIFAWPHRDNNGIEYTFDEGRWNAIELDKFWVKLNPGTNHIIRKSSESAVTVPDVPSFETLFEKTKEALGGADSGLTEFESATGIPNRFLLPKGNEQGLEFDLVVAVTDGAADATVDGLHENTVFNHYGSHGKYPDNRPHGYPLDRKVPDERVFEDLPNFGHVKVKVFNHGEHIRHN; encoded by the exons ATGAGAGACTATAAGGATCATAGGCTTCTCGAACAGAAGCACTGGTTCTCTCTCTTCAACCCACGACAGCGTCATGAAGCACTTCTGCTCTTCGATGTTTTCATTCACTGCAAGGACTGGGATACATTTGTCAGCAATGCTGCCTTCTTCCGTCAGCGTATGAATGAGGGAGAGTTTGTGTATGCCTTGTATGTTGCGGTCATCCACTCACCACTGGCTGAACATGTTGTACTTCCTCCACTCTATGAAGTCACACCTCATCTTTTCACCAACAGTGAAGTCATTGAAGCAGCTTACCGTGCCAAGCAGACACAGACACCTGGTAAATTCCAATCTTCCTTTACTGGAACAAAGAAGAACCCTGAACAAAGAGTAGCCTATTTCGGTGAAGATATTGGCATGAACACTCACCACGTTACTTGGCATATGGAATTCCCATTCTGGTGGCAAGACAAATATAGTCATCATCTAGATCGCAAAGGAGAGAACTTCTTCTGGGTACATCATCAGCTTACTGTTCGCTTTGATGCTGAACGACTTTCCAATTATTTGGATCCCGTCGGTGAACTTCACTGGGGTAAGCCCATCGTACAAGGTTTTGCTCCCCACACTACTTACAAGTATGGAGGTCAGTTCCCCTCTCGTCCAGATAATGTAGAATTCGAGGATGTGGACGGTGTTGCCAGAATTCGGGACTTACTTATTGTAGAGAGCAGAATTCGTGACGCTATTGCCCATGGTTACATTGTTGACAGGCAAGGCAATCACATTGATATCATGAATGAGCGTGGAATTGACGTGCTTGGAGATGTTATAGAATCATCTATGTACAGCCCTAATGTCCAGTATTACGGGGCGTTGCATAACACTGCCCATATTGTTCTTGGCCGACAGGCTGATCCTCATGGAAAATATGCTTTGCCACCCGGTGTACTAGAACACTTTGAAACTGCCACACGTGATCCCAGCTTCTTCAGGTTGCATAAATACATGGATAACATCTTCAAGGAACATAAGGACAGCCTCCCACCTTACACTGTAGAAGACCTAAAATTCAACGAGGTAACTGTAGACAAGGTGTCCATTGATGGCCAACTAGAGACCTTCTTTGAAGACTTCGAATACAGTCTTATTAACGCCGTTGATGACACTGAAGAAATTCCAGATGTAGCAATCTCTACTTATGTACCTCGCCTAAACCACAAAGACTTTTCCTTTAACATTGACATCAGCAATAACAACGGTGGCGAAGCCTTAGCAGCCGTCCGTATTTTCGCCTGGCCTCACCGTGACAACAATGGAATTGAATATACTTTCGATGAGGGTCGCTGGAATGCTATCGAATTAGATAAATTCTGGGTCAAAT TGAACCCTGGCACCAACCACATCATTCGTAAGTCATCAGAATCAGCAGTAACAGTCCCTGATGTGCCAAGTTTCGAAACTCTCTTCGAGAAGACCAAAGAAGCCttgggaggtgcagactctggaCTTACGGAATTCGAGAGTGCAACTGGGATTCCTAACCGATTCCTTCTCCCCAAGGGTAATGAACAGGGTCTGGAATTCGACCTTGTTGTAGCCGTGACTGATGGCGCAGCCGATGCAACAGTGGATGGCCTCCACGAAAATACCGTATTCAATCACTATGGTTCCCATGGCAAGTACCCTGACAATCGCCCACATGGCTACCCTCTGGATCGCAAGGTCCCCGATGAACGTGTATTCGAAGATCTTCCCAACTTTGGCCACGTCAAGGTTAAGGTCTTCAATCACGGAGAACACATCCGCCATAATTAA